From the genome of Leptolyngbya sp. 'hensonii', one region includes:
- a CDS encoding D-alanine--D-alanine ligase family protein has product MAKLQVGLLFGGRSGEHEVSIRSAQAIAQALRTDANAAAYTVLPFYIRKDGYWEAGSIAQQVLETAVPLATPSAHLSAQARWQFPGEAADIEVWFPILHGPNGEDGTIQGLLQLNQVPFVGSAVLASAAGMDKIAMKTVFAQAGLPQVKYVMVERAQIWSNPCIYPKLCDEIEAALGYPCFVKPANLGSSVGISKVRTRAQLEAALDSAASYDRRLIVEAGVPSPREVECAILGNDQPRASVIGEITYQSDFYDYETKYTEGKADLMIPADLPPAIGEQIQTMAIQAFRAIDAAGLARVDFFYVQATEEVFLNEINTLPGFTATSMYPRLWEATGVTFPDLVHQLVQLALERNRPLEL; this is encoded by the coding sequence ATGGCGAAATTGCAGGTGGGCCTTCTGTTTGGGGGGCGTTCCGGTGAGCATGAAGTGTCGATTCGATCGGCCCAGGCGATCGCTCAGGCCCTCAGGACTGATGCCAATGCTGCCGCCTATACCGTCTTGCCTTTTTACATTCGGAAGGATGGGTATTGGGAAGCGGGCTCGATCGCACAACAGGTGCTGGAGACGGCTGTTCCCCTTGCGACCCCCTCTGCCCACTTGTCGGCTCAGGCCCGCTGGCAATTTCCAGGTGAAGCCGCTGACATTGAGGTCTGGTTTCCGATTCTGCATGGTCCGAATGGTGAAGATGGAACGATTCAGGGGCTTTTGCAGTTAAACCAGGTTCCTTTCGTTGGTTCTGCTGTGCTGGCATCGGCGGCAGGGATGGATAAGATTGCGATGAAAACAGTTTTTGCCCAAGCAGGGCTGCCCCAGGTCAAGTATGTGATGGTAGAGCGGGCTCAGATCTGGTCTAACCCCTGTATCTATCCCAAACTCTGTGACGAGATCGAAGCGGCTTTGGGCTATCCCTGTTTTGTCAAGCCAGCCAATTTGGGATCCTCTGTAGGGATTTCTAAAGTCAGGACAAGAGCCCAACTGGAAGCAGCTCTGGATAGTGCGGCCAGCTACGATCGGCGTCTGATTGTCGAAGCGGGCGTTCCTTCACCGCGCGAGGTGGAATGTGCCATTCTGGGGAATGATCAACCCCGAGCTTCTGTGATTGGGGAGATTACCTATCAGAGTGATTTCTACGATTATGAAACCAAATATACCGAAGGCAAGGCAGATCTGATGATTCCGGCAGATTTGCCCCCTGCGATCGGAGAGCAGATTCAGACTATGGCGATTCAGGCGTTTCGGGCGATCGATGCCGCTGGGCTGGCCAGGGTTGACTTCTTCTATGTTCAGGCTACAGAAGAGGTATTCTTAAACGAAATCAATACCTTGCCAGGGTTCACGGCTACCAGTATGTACCCTCGCCTCTGGGAAGCAACAGGGGTGACTTTCCCAGACCTGGTACATCAACTGGTGCAACTGGCTTTGGAACGGAATCGGCCCCTTGAACTTTGA
- the miaB gene encoding tRNA (N6-isopentenyl adenosine(37)-C2)-methylthiotransferase MiaB: MTTPSRRYHITTFGCQMNKADSERMAGILEEMGFQWSELPEEANLILYNTCTIRDNAEQKVYSYLGRQAKRKHEQPDLTLVVAGCVAQQEGEALLRRVPELDLVMGPQHANRLQDLLEQVFSGNQVVATDPIHIFEDITKPRRDSTVTAWVNVIYGCNERCTYCVVPNVRGVEQSRTPEAIRADMEDLGRQGFKEVTLLGQNIDAYGRDLPGVTVEGRHLHTLTDLLYSVHDVPGIERIRFATSHPRYFTERLIQACAELPKVCEHFHIPFQSGDNDVLKAMARGYTQEKYRRIIDTIREYMPDASISADAIVGFPGETEAQFQNTLKLVAEIGFDQLNTAAYSPRPGTPAALWESQLSEEVKRDRLQQLNHLVSQQAAERSQRYLGRVEEVLVEDRNPKDPGQVMGRTRGNRLTYFPGDLTGLKGCLIPVRITEVRAFSLTGEPVGNL; this comes from the coding sequence ATGACCACCCCTTCCCGCCGTTACCACATCACCACCTTTGGCTGCCAGATGAACAAGGCCGATTCTGAACGGATGGCCGGTATTCTGGAGGAAATGGGGTTTCAGTGGTCAGAACTGCCTGAAGAGGCAAATCTCATCCTCTATAACACCTGCACCATTCGAGATAATGCGGAACAAAAGGTTTACTCTTACCTGGGGCGACAGGCGAAACGGAAGCATGAACAGCCTGATCTGACCTTAGTGGTGGCAGGTTGTGTGGCGCAACAAGAGGGAGAGGCGCTGCTGCGCCGGGTGCCTGAGCTGGACCTGGTGATGGGTCCCCAACATGCCAATCGGCTACAGGATTTGCTGGAACAGGTTTTTAGCGGCAATCAGGTGGTTGCCACTGACCCCATTCATATTTTTGAAGACATCACGAAACCCCGCCGGGATAGTACGGTAACGGCTTGGGTGAACGTGATCTATGGCTGTAATGAGCGCTGTACTTACTGCGTGGTGCCGAACGTGCGGGGAGTAGAACAGTCACGCACCCCGGAAGCGATTCGGGCAGACATGGAAGATCTGGGACGGCAGGGGTTCAAGGAAGTCACCCTGCTGGGGCAGAATATCGATGCCTATGGGCGAGATCTTCCTGGAGTCACAGTGGAGGGCAGGCACCTGCACACCCTCACCGATCTGCTCTACTCCGTTCATGATGTACCCGGAATTGAGCGGATTCGGTTTGCCACCAGCCACCCCCGCTATTTCACGGAACGCCTGATCCAGGCTTGTGCTGAGTTGCCCAAGGTGTGTGAACACTTTCACATTCCCTTCCAATCGGGGGACAATGACGTGTTGAAAGCCATGGCCAGGGGCTATACCCAGGAGAAATACCGTCGCATCATCGATACCATTCGGGAGTACATGCCGGATGCGTCCATCAGTGCTGATGCGATCGTGGGCTTTCCGGGGGAAACCGAGGCTCAGTTCCAGAACACCCTCAAGTTAGTGGCGGAGATTGGCTTTGACCAATTGAACACAGCAGCCTATTCCCCTCGGCCTGGGACGCCAGCCGCTCTGTGGGAAAGCCAGTTGAGCGAGGAAGTCAAGCGCGATCGGCTGCAGCAGTTGAATCATCTGGTGTCTCAGCAGGCCGCAGAGCGCTCCCAGCGTTACCTGGGCCGGGTGGAGGAAGTGCTGGTGGAGGACCGGAACCCCAAGGATCCAGGCCAGGTGATGGGGCGAACCCGTGGCAATCGGCTGACCTACTTTCCGGGGGATCTGACTGGCCTCAAGGGCTGCCTGATCCCGGTTCGAATTACAGAGGTGCGGGCCTTCAGTTTGACGGGCGAACCTGTGGGTAATTTGTGA
- the abc-f gene encoding ribosomal protection-like ABC-F family protein, translating to MPQQPYLLAEGLAYELSPDRTLFKNVQVSLAASQAHVALVGKNGVGKSTLLQILAGQITPTAGSVQRQGSVYYLPQISTIRQHLEQTSVLNFLIGLSEDWWSITNLLESQFHTNLDLVLPIAQLSGGELTKLFLAIGLAQEPNVLLLDEPTNHMDYLALEELQQVLKQFQGAFILVSHKPFFLDQVTTTTWELTPDGLVVYGGKFSAYREQKRTELEAKLRSHEVAQKELKRAQRNAQQEQQRVARSRQYGRQHLANSMPKILAGTYQRRAEVTAGKLKQTHEAAITEATQKVAVTKVRTHKTTIIHLKEQGQKHKTLIDIQGANLWVENRLLIQALQLHLVSGDRMAIAGANGSGKSSLANAILQRSNTPALLESGEVFLSPRMHVVYLDQTYELVNRHLTVLENMQATNPDLEYQWVRQQLGHFLFFNQDVDKSASWLSGGELARLALAMISVSEIDWLILDEPTNNLDITTVDQMVDAVNEYHGALWVISHDLDFLSRINITHAFKIADQRLRRTTYLPQQSAQYYQELLG from the coding sequence ATGCCACAGCAACCTTATTTATTGGCTGAGGGATTAGCCTATGAACTATCCCCCGATCGCACCCTTTTCAAAAATGTGCAGGTCAGTCTGGCAGCCAGTCAAGCCCATGTCGCTTTAGTGGGTAAAAACGGCGTCGGTAAATCGACCCTCTTGCAAATTCTGGCCGGACAGATTACTCCGACCGCTGGTTCCGTTCAACGGCAGGGCTCTGTCTATTACCTACCTCAAATTAGCACCATCCGGCAGCACCTGGAACAGACATCCGTCTTGAACTTTTTGATTGGTCTTTCGGAGGACTGGTGGAGCATCACCAATCTCCTGGAAAGCCAGTTTCACACCAATCTAGATCTTGTCCTGCCGATCGCCCAATTGAGTGGGGGTGAACTGACGAAACTATTTCTGGCGATCGGATTAGCCCAGGAACCCAATGTTCTGTTGCTGGATGAGCCGACTAATCACATGGATTATCTAGCTCTGGAGGAATTACAGCAGGTTCTGAAACAGTTCCAGGGCGCATTCATCCTGGTTTCCCACAAACCGTTTTTTCTGGATCAAGTGACCACCACCACCTGGGAATTAACCCCTGATGGTCTGGTCGTTTACGGCGGGAAGTTTTCAGCTTACCGGGAACAGAAACGCACTGAACTGGAAGCAAAGCTGCGATCGCATGAAGTTGCCCAGAAAGAACTGAAACGAGCCCAGAGAAATGCTCAGCAAGAACAACAGCGGGTCGCTCGATCCCGGCAATATGGTCGTCAACACCTTGCTAACAGCATGCCTAAAATTCTGGCTGGCACTTACCAGCGCAGAGCCGAAGTCACGGCAGGAAAACTGAAACAAACCCATGAGGCTGCCATCACAGAGGCCACTCAGAAAGTAGCCGTAACTAAAGTCAGAACCCATAAAACCACAATCATTCACCTGAAAGAGCAGGGTCAAAAACACAAGACTTTGATCGACATTCAAGGGGCAAATCTCTGGGTAGAGAATCGGCTACTGATCCAGGCCCTTCAATTGCATCTGGTATCTGGAGATCGGATGGCGATCGCAGGAGCCAATGGTTCTGGCAAATCCAGCCTGGCTAACGCCATCCTCCAGCGCTCTAACACCCCAGCTCTATTGGAGTCTGGAGAAGTGTTCCTGTCTCCCAGGATGCATGTGGTGTATCTCGATCAAACCTATGAGCTGGTGAATCGCCATCTCACTGTTCTGGAGAACATGCAGGCCACCAATCCAGATCTGGAGTATCAATGGGTCCGCCAGCAATTGGGGCATTTCCTCTTTTTCAACCAGGATGTGGATAAATCAGCATCCTGGTTAAGTGGGGGAGAACTGGCACGATTGGCTCTGGCCATGATCAGCGTCTCTGAAATTGATTGGCTGATTCTGGATGAACCGACCAACAACCTGGACATCACAACTGTTGATCAAATGGTAGATGCTGTGAATGAGTACCATGGGGCATTGTGGGTAATTTCTCATGACCTAGACTTTCTCAGTCGGATTAATATTACCCACGCCTTCAAAATAGCCGATCAAAGGCTGCGGAGAACCACATACCTGCCCCAGCAGTCAGCCCAGTATTATCAAGAATTGCTGGGTTAA
- the ftsE gene encoding cell division ATP-binding protein FtsE: MHQAPPRQVPPLSGNQIAQNPTAIIPMVQFRDVNKIYSNGSRGLLGVNLEIKQGDFLFITGPSGAGKSTLLKLIYGAEHPSQGEVLVEGGSVAPLRGNRLAMLRRRIGIVFQDYKLIPRRTVRENVAFVLQAQGYARSEILRRLPPTLKMVGLLEKADCFPDELSGGEQQRVSIARAVVATPPLLLADEPTGNLDPDNSWQVIKILKKLHAVGITIIVTTHDEHLVRQSNFPVVQLRDGRLHRVRH; this comes from the coding sequence ATGCATCAAGCTCCTCCCCGTCAAGTTCCTCCCCTTTCCGGCAATCAGATCGCTCAAAATCCGACTGCGATCATTCCCATGGTTCAATTTCGGGATGTCAACAAAATTTACAGCAATGGCAGTCGGGGGTTGCTGGGAGTCAATCTGGAGATCAAGCAGGGAGATTTTCTCTTTATTACAGGTCCCTCTGGGGCTGGAAAATCTACCCTGTTGAAATTGATCTACGGTGCTGAGCACCCCAGTCAGGGTGAGGTGTTGGTTGAGGGGGGCTCGGTTGCGCCTTTACGGGGAAACCGTCTGGCCATGTTGCGGCGACGAATTGGGATTGTGTTTCAAGACTACAAGTTGATTCCCCGGCGTACGGTCAGGGAGAACGTAGCCTTCGTGTTGCAGGCCCAGGGATATGCCCGCAGTGAAATTTTGCGTCGATTGCCACCCACCCTGAAAATGGTCGGTCTGTTGGAGAAGGCGGATTGTTTTCCAGATGAACTTTCCGGAGGGGAACAGCAACGGGTGAGTATTGCCCGTGCCGTGGTTGCAACGCCGCCCCTCCTGCTGGCAGATGAGCCGACAGGTAACCTGGATCCGGATAATTCCTGGCAGGTGATCAAGATTTTGAAGAAGTTACATGCGGTGGGTATCACGATTATCGTTACAACCCATGATGAGCACCTGGTACGTCAGTCTAACTTTCCCGTCGTCCAGTTGCGAGATGGCCGGTTGCATCGGGTCAGGCACTAG
- a CDS encoding 5-formyltetrahydrofolate cyclo-ligase has translation MTESRESKQALRRSLLAARQALPKSVWQEKSLRLCQQLQSFSIFTQAKTILAYFSARQEPDLSSLFESNQTWGFPRCVGPDLVWHQWRPADTPPLQLGPYKILEPHADAPMIVPESVDLLLIPALACDRRGYRLGYGGGFYDRLLSTPPWQEKTTIAVMFEFARLETLPVESWDVPVTAVVTETGLFACRS, from the coding sequence ATGACGGAGTCTCGAGAGTCGAAACAGGCGTTGCGGCGATCGCTCCTGGCTGCAAGGCAGGCTCTTCCTAAATCGGTGTGGCAGGAGAAAAGTCTGCGTCTCTGCCAACAGTTACAATCCTTCTCTATCTTTACTCAGGCAAAAACCATCCTGGCCTACTTCAGTGCCCGTCAGGAACCGGATCTCAGCTCCCTGTTCGAGAGTAACCAGACCTGGGGGTTTCCCCGCTGTGTGGGGCCTGATCTGGTCTGGCACCAGTGGCGACCAGCAGATACTCCTCCCTTACAGCTAGGTCCATATAAGATTCTGGAACCCCATGCCGATGCCCCAATGATTGTGCCAGAGTCTGTTGACCTGCTGTTGATTCCAGCCCTGGCCTGCGATCGCCGGGGCTATCGGTTGGGATATGGGGGCGGGTTTTACGATCGCCTCCTCAGTACACCCCCCTGGCAGGAAAAGACCACGATTGCGGTCATGTTTGAGTTTGCTCGCCTGGAAACATTACCGGTGGAGTCCTGGGATGTGCCGGTCACCGCAGTGGTGACAGAGACCGGGTTGTTTGCCTGTCGATCGTGA
- a CDS encoding ABC transporter substrate-binding protein: MRIHNLTRRQALWMMGGTIAGISLHACTTPSGQQSVVPASNETPLKASMAVTTWIGNAPIYIAREKGFYQELGLELDIKVFDIVAQAFPALTSGQMNGLAPVISEAITLAAQGADFRIVLVEDTSLGADVVLARNSIGSIQDFKGKKIAVELGGIGHFFLLQILAEVGLREQDVMLINTAPDAAAAAWQAGRIEIAYSYSPFYEKALATQKDGRVIYSSKQMPTAIVDIYVFNTRFIETNPKAISTFIQGHFKGLEFLQNNPKEALPIMARQLKITPEELEPQLKGIQIPDLKMNRAMLGDPNSNLYLLKPMTEMAKFLKEQGKIPKIPDLSKLLDPQFVNAL, from the coding sequence ATGAGGATACACAACTTAACCCGGCGTCAGGCTCTATGGATGATGGGCGGAACGATCGCCGGAATCAGCCTGCATGCCTGCACAACCCCTTCTGGCCAGCAATCTGTAGTCCCTGCTTCTAACGAAACTCCTTTAAAGGCATCCATGGCCGTCACCACCTGGATCGGCAATGCTCCTATCTACATCGCCCGGGAAAAAGGCTTTTATCAAGAATTGGGACTAGAACTGGATATTAAGGTCTTTGATATCGTTGCCCAGGCTTTTCCAGCCCTCACGTCTGGGCAGATGAATGGTCTGGCTCCTGTGATTTCTGAGGCCATTACCCTGGCAGCCCAGGGGGCAGATTTTCGGATTGTTTTGGTGGAAGATACTTCTCTGGGCGCAGATGTGGTTCTGGCCCGCAATAGCATTGGCAGCATCCAGGACTTTAAAGGCAAGAAGATTGCGGTGGAATTGGGTGGGATTGGCCATTTCTTCCTGTTACAGATTCTGGCTGAGGTCGGGCTCAGGGAGCAGGATGTGATGCTGATCAATACCGCTCCGGATGCTGCTGCAGCGGCATGGCAGGCTGGTCGGATTGAGATCGCTTACAGCTATTCCCCCTTCTACGAGAAGGCCCTGGCAACTCAGAAAGATGGCCGTGTCATCTACAGTTCCAAACAGATGCCAACAGCGATCGTCGATATTTACGTCTTTAATACCCGCTTCATTGAAACTAATCCTAAAGCCATTTCAACCTTTATCCAGGGTCATTTTAAGGGGTTAGAGTTTCTTCAGAACAATCCCAAAGAAGCCCTGCCTATTATGGCCAGACAGTTGAAAATCACACCCGAGGAATTGGAGCCCCAATTAAAAGGAATTCAAATTCCCGACCTGAAAATGAATCGGGCCATGCTGGGAGATCCAAATAGCAATTTATACTTGCTGAAACCAATGACCGAGATGGCAAAGTTTTTAAAGGAGCAGGGCAAAATTCCCAAAATTCCTGACCTTTCAAAGCTGCTCGATCCACAATTTGTCAACGCCTTGTAA
- a CDS encoding DMT family transporter — protein sequence MTSPNSTSSVSGIWFALATVFFFSINTSIAKIFVSYIQPVMLAGLLFLGAGLGLLLFYLMAKGVRKPDAGLQKSDLGWFMAATISGGVLAPILLMIGLTQVTASTASLLLNFESVFTAILAWTVFREPWHWRVLLGIVIITAGGAVLSGADPSRIGLSLGTLAVLGTCLLWALDGNLTRKIAIRDSLQVAMLRNLMAGLIDITIALSIGQSFPPPIVILQVFGAGLLCYGLAIWCFTLSLRYLGAAKTGAYLSLVPFAGAAFATLLLQEPVTESLLAAAVLMAIGAGFCLSDLSGQTGKP from the coding sequence GTGACCTCTCCAAACTCTACATCTTCTGTCTCAGGTATTTGGTTTGCTCTGGCCACCGTTTTTTTCTTCAGTATCAACACTTCGATCGCCAAAATTTTCGTGAGCTACATTCAGCCGGTCATGCTGGCAGGATTACTGTTCCTGGGAGCTGGTTTAGGGCTTCTCCTGTTTTACTTGATGGCAAAGGGGGTAAGAAAGCCAGACGCAGGACTACAGAAGTCTGATCTGGGTTGGTTCATGGCAGCGACGATCTCAGGGGGGGTGCTGGCTCCGATTTTGTTAATGATTGGGCTGACTCAGGTGACGGCCTCTACAGCGTCCCTGCTATTGAATTTTGAAAGTGTGTTTACGGCAATCCTCGCCTGGACTGTGTTTCGGGAACCCTGGCACTGGAGGGTGCTGCTGGGTATTGTCATCATTACTGCGGGTGGTGCTGTTTTGTCAGGGGCTGATCCCAGCCGCATTGGCCTGTCTCTGGGCACTCTGGCTGTCCTGGGTACCTGTTTATTATGGGCTCTGGATGGTAACCTGACCCGAAAGATTGCCATCCGAGATTCCCTGCAGGTGGCCATGCTCAGAAATCTGATGGCTGGGCTGATTGATATTACGATCGCCCTCAGCATAGGTCAATCTTTTCCTCCACCCATAGTCATTCTGCAGGTCTTTGGGGCTGGCCTCTTGTGTTATGGTCTGGCCATCTGGTGTTTTACCCTGTCCCTGCGCTACCTAGGGGCGGCTAAAACGGGGGCATATCTGTCGCTGGTTCCTTTTGCAGGGGCGGCTTTCGCCACCCTGCTCCTGCAAGAACCAGTGACAGAATCATTACTGGCTGCTGCTGTCTTGATGGCGATCGGGGCTGGTTTTTGTCTGAGTGATCTATCCGGGCAGACTGGTAAACCATAA
- a CDS encoding YraN family protein yields the protein MSSTNPALSRRDSDIGALGEDLVSRWLQQQGWMVLYRRWHCRWGEIDLIARWDPTGQSPGQPVLAFLEVKTRSYRNWDADGLLSITPKKQQKLWLSARSFLGDHPDLAELPCRFDVALVCCRRVPVRHIQPLPIVQEQERPDPMKSVIQLGQPVVAGSYQLVLQDYISGAFDR from the coding sequence ATGAGTTCTACCAATCCTGCCCTGAGTCGCCGTGATTCCGATATTGGAGCCTTGGGAGAAGACCTGGTATCCCGCTGGTTGCAACAACAGGGTTGGATGGTGCTTTACCGGCGCTGGCATTGTCGTTGGGGTGAGATTGACTTGATTGCTCGTTGGGACCCAACAGGGCAATCTCCAGGACAGCCAGTGCTGGCTTTTCTCGAGGTCAAGACACGCAGTTACAGGAACTGGGATGCGGATGGTCTCCTCTCCATTACGCCCAAGAAGCAGCAGAAGCTCTGGCTGTCGGCCCGATCGTTTCTGGGAGACCATCCCGACCTGGCCGAACTACCCTGTCGCTTTGATGTTGCCCTCGTTTGTTGTCGGCGTGTTCCGGTCAGGCACATTCAACCCTTGCCGATCGTTCAAGAACAGGAGCGTCCGGATCCGATGAAGTCTGTTATTCAATTAGGGCAGCCTGTGGTTGCAGGAAGCTACCAGTTGGTGTTGCAGGATTATATTTCAGGGGCCTTCGATCGCTAA